The following proteins are co-located in the Doryrhamphus excisus isolate RoL2022-K1 chromosome 15, RoL_Dexc_1.0, whole genome shotgun sequence genome:
- the LOC131102985 gene encoding nucleus accumbens-associated protein 1 isoform X1 — MIPQWLHFRCPFEITANDFLSPQNTPKYNRVVRAFGGVRWRTMAQTLQMAIPNFGNNVLECLNEQRLQGLYCDVSVVVKGHAFKAHRAVLAASSSYFRDLFSNSGGSGGCSGSEASPTVVELPPAVQPQSFQQILAFCYTGRLSMTVGDQFLLMYTAGFLQIQQIMEKGTEFFLKVSSPSCDSQGLNVEEAPPSEPQSPVTQTATNAARPAASLTPLPLVYRVKTEQPASQPEATAAHSVVCTPVAKRLWEGGSSRDGGGVGSGAAGGGARKAARYSQEAIRGSAIQSPGALGLAMGMGATATSLAGIAASSGAAGTNGSSASGVGMSEGASPGTLSTYASDSPISYHDEEEEEEGAEECAEEQYRQICNMYTMYSMLNMGAAAAGERVEALPDHTETRGRMRGRDLTCLPAELIAQIGNRCHPKLYEEGDPAEKLELVSGTSVFISRAQLMNCHVSAGTRHKVLLRRLLAAFFDRNTLANSCGTGIRSSTNDPSRKPLDNRVLHAVKFYCQNFATSFKESEMNAIAADMCTNARRVVRKSWIPKLKLLIAESDAYSAFLSDGVKAEDDTLGADATFDPASLDASGGAGVESGGSSGESLPGVSGDVGALF, encoded by the exons ATGATACCACAATGGCTGCACTTCCGGTGTCCTTTCGAGATCACCGCAAATGACTTCCTCTCGCCgcaaaacacaccaaaatacaacaggGTGGTCAG AGCCTTTGGTGGTGTGCGTTGGCGCACCATGGCCCAGACCCTCCAGATGGCGATCCCGAACTTTGGAAATAACGTTTTAGAATGTTTGAATGAGCAGCGGCTGCAGGGGCTCTACTGTGACGTCTCGGTGGTGGTCAAGGGACATGCCTTCAAG GCCCATCGTGCTGTGTTGGCTGCTAGCAGTTCTTACTTCCGGGACCTTTTCAGCAACAGCGGCGGTAGCGGAGGCTGTAGCGGCAGCGAGGCCAGTCCAACGGTGGTGGAGCTTCCGCCGGCCGTGCAGCCTCAGAGCTTCCAGCAGATTTTGGCTTTCTGCTACACGGGTCGTCTAAGCATGACGGTTGGGGACCAGTTCCTCCTCATGTATACTGCCGGATTCCTGCAGATCCAACAGATCATGGAAAAAGGCACTGAATTCTTCCTTAAG GTCTCTTCCCCCAGCTGTGACTCACAAGGTCTTAATGTAGAGGAGGCTCCACCGTCTGAGCCTCAGAGCCCCGTAACACAGACCGCTACCAACGCAGCCCGGCCCGCTGCAAGCTTGACGCCCCTCCCGTTGGTGTACCGAGTGAAAACAGagcagccagccagccaacCGGAAGCCACCGCCGCTCATTCGGTGGTTTGCACTCCCGTCGCCAAGCGGCTGTGGGAGGGCGGCAGCAGCCGTGATGGAGGCGGAGTAGGCTCGGGCGCGGCGGGAGGCGGAGCCAGAAAGGCGGCACGTTACTCCCAGGAAGCAATACGGGGCAGCGCCATCCAGAGCCCGGGAGCCCTCGGATTAGCCATGGGTATGGGCGCCACAGCAACGAGTCTTGCCGGAATAGCGGCAAGCAGCGGCGCTGCCGGCACCAACGGGAGCTCTGCGTCCGGCGTCGGCATGTCGGAGGGTGCCAGCCCCGGCACCTTGAGCACCTACGCTAGTGACTCCCCCATCAGCTACCAtgacgaggaggaagaagaagagggcgCGGAGGAGTGTGCGGAAGAGCAGTACAGACAAATCTGCAACATGTACACCATGTACAGCATGCTCAATATGGGCGCTGCAG CTGCTGGTGAGCGGGTGGAAGCCCTCCCCGACCACACAGAGACACGGGGGCGCATGCGGGGCAGAGACCTCACGTGTCTCCCTGCAGAACTTATTGCCCAGATAGGAAACCGCTGTCATCCAAAATTATACGAGGAAGGGGATCCTGCTGAGAAACTAGAGCTGGTCTcag GTACGTCGGTGTTTATTTCTCGAGCCCAGCTGATGAACTGTCACGTGAGTGCAGGGACCAGACACAAGGTGCTGCTGAGGAGGCTGCTGGCCGCCTTCTTTGACAG GAATACGTTAGCTAACAGCTGTGGGACGGGCATCCGCTCATCCACCAATGACCCAAGTCGCAAGCCGTTGGACAACAGAGTGCTGCATGCTGTCAAAT TTTATTGCCAGAACTTTGCCACCAGCTTCAAAGAAAGCGAGATGAACGCCATCGCCGCCGACATGTGCACCAACGCCCGCCGCGTGGTCCGCAAGAGCTGGATCCCCAAGCTCAAACTCCTGATCGCCGAGAGCGACGCCTACTCCGCCTTCCTCTCTGACGGCGTCAAAGCCGAAGACGACACCTTGGGCGCCGACGCCACGTTCGACCCTGCCTCTCTGGATGCCTCCGGCGGCGCGGGCGTGGAGTCGGGCGGCTCTTCAGGTGAATCTCTTCCGGGCGTGAGCGGGGACGTCGGGGCGTTGTTTTGA
- the LOC131102985 gene encoding nucleus accumbens-associated protein 1 isoform X2, protein MAQTLQMAIPNFGNNVLECLNEQRLQGLYCDVSVVVKGHAFKAHRAVLAASSSYFRDLFSNSGGSGGCSGSEASPTVVELPPAVQPQSFQQILAFCYTGRLSMTVGDQFLLMYTAGFLQIQQIMEKGTEFFLKVSSPSCDSQGLNVEEAPPSEPQSPVTQTATNAARPAASLTPLPLVYRVKTEQPASQPEATAAHSVVCTPVAKRLWEGGSSRDGGGVGSGAAGGGARKAARYSQEAIRGSAIQSPGALGLAMGMGATATSLAGIAASSGAAGTNGSSASGVGMSEGASPGTLSTYASDSPISYHDEEEEEEGAEECAEEQYRQICNMYTMYSMLNMGAAAAGERVEALPDHTETRGRMRGRDLTCLPAELIAQIGNRCHPKLYEEGDPAEKLELVSGTSVFISRAQLMNCHVSAGTRHKVLLRRLLAAFFDRNTLANSCGTGIRSSTNDPSRKPLDNRVLHAVKFYCQNFATSFKESEMNAIAADMCTNARRVVRKSWIPKLKLLIAESDAYSAFLSDGVKAEDDTLGADATFDPASLDASGGAGVESGGSSGESLPGVSGDVGALF, encoded by the exons ATGGCCCAGACCCTCCAGATGGCGATCCCGAACTTTGGAAATAACGTTTTAGAATGTTTGAATGAGCAGCGGCTGCAGGGGCTCTACTGTGACGTCTCGGTGGTGGTCAAGGGACATGCCTTCAAG GCCCATCGTGCTGTGTTGGCTGCTAGCAGTTCTTACTTCCGGGACCTTTTCAGCAACAGCGGCGGTAGCGGAGGCTGTAGCGGCAGCGAGGCCAGTCCAACGGTGGTGGAGCTTCCGCCGGCCGTGCAGCCTCAGAGCTTCCAGCAGATTTTGGCTTTCTGCTACACGGGTCGTCTAAGCATGACGGTTGGGGACCAGTTCCTCCTCATGTATACTGCCGGATTCCTGCAGATCCAACAGATCATGGAAAAAGGCACTGAATTCTTCCTTAAG GTCTCTTCCCCCAGCTGTGACTCACAAGGTCTTAATGTAGAGGAGGCTCCACCGTCTGAGCCTCAGAGCCCCGTAACACAGACCGCTACCAACGCAGCCCGGCCCGCTGCAAGCTTGACGCCCCTCCCGTTGGTGTACCGAGTGAAAACAGagcagccagccagccaacCGGAAGCCACCGCCGCTCATTCGGTGGTTTGCACTCCCGTCGCCAAGCGGCTGTGGGAGGGCGGCAGCAGCCGTGATGGAGGCGGAGTAGGCTCGGGCGCGGCGGGAGGCGGAGCCAGAAAGGCGGCACGTTACTCCCAGGAAGCAATACGGGGCAGCGCCATCCAGAGCCCGGGAGCCCTCGGATTAGCCATGGGTATGGGCGCCACAGCAACGAGTCTTGCCGGAATAGCGGCAAGCAGCGGCGCTGCCGGCACCAACGGGAGCTCTGCGTCCGGCGTCGGCATGTCGGAGGGTGCCAGCCCCGGCACCTTGAGCACCTACGCTAGTGACTCCCCCATCAGCTACCAtgacgaggaggaagaagaagagggcgCGGAGGAGTGTGCGGAAGAGCAGTACAGACAAATCTGCAACATGTACACCATGTACAGCATGCTCAATATGGGCGCTGCAG CTGCTGGTGAGCGGGTGGAAGCCCTCCCCGACCACACAGAGACACGGGGGCGCATGCGGGGCAGAGACCTCACGTGTCTCCCTGCAGAACTTATTGCCCAGATAGGAAACCGCTGTCATCCAAAATTATACGAGGAAGGGGATCCTGCTGAGAAACTAGAGCTGGTCTcag GTACGTCGGTGTTTATTTCTCGAGCCCAGCTGATGAACTGTCACGTGAGTGCAGGGACCAGACACAAGGTGCTGCTGAGGAGGCTGCTGGCCGCCTTCTTTGACAG GAATACGTTAGCTAACAGCTGTGGGACGGGCATCCGCTCATCCACCAATGACCCAAGTCGCAAGCCGTTGGACAACAGAGTGCTGCATGCTGTCAAAT TTTATTGCCAGAACTTTGCCACCAGCTTCAAAGAAAGCGAGATGAACGCCATCGCCGCCGACATGTGCACCAACGCCCGCCGCGTGGTCCGCAAGAGCTGGATCCCCAAGCTCAAACTCCTGATCGCCGAGAGCGACGCCTACTCCGCCTTCCTCTCTGACGGCGTCAAAGCCGAAGACGACACCTTGGGCGCCGACGCCACGTTCGACCCTGCCTCTCTGGATGCCTCCGGCGGCGCGGGCGTGGAGTCGGGCGGCTCTTCAGGTGAATCTCTTCCGGGCGTGAGCGGGGACGTCGGGGCGTTGTTTTGA